A single window of Hemibagrus wyckioides isolate EC202008001 linkage group LG28, SWU_Hwy_1.0, whole genome shotgun sequence DNA harbors:
- the cd180 gene encoding CD180 antigen, with product MERALFICMGIGVYCVFCTEMTPWMKKQCMKTADSSDCSGLDLQFIPEYIPDSIKTLDFSFNYLPTLYNSTFPRLRSLVSLDLTRCSISFIYEDVFQYQFDLETLYLVANPLNFISDRAFSGPLALKYLGLAESVIRNLQEIPIAHLEFLETLDLRGSDIQNLDGLENLPLQQMKRLLLDMNGIEKINTADIEKLQRTSRLEISFKGNNLIDVEAKAFQNLDVDILDLSGCVNKMDMSVVLKGLEGVKTNKLYLGVYEDSSKSYITDLQSFCNISAVEVNFQLQHFQSLTNMSFSCFSRVQKLDFTRAHLSALPSSSSNMSMLSHLVLDENFFTDMCQINAGNFPMLTSLSVSGNVKVLSFKENCLEPLSHLKELQLSHSGITTGDSCCNKQLTGLTELKFLNLSYNARMKWEPLPFNATPNLLHLDLAHTKYVLNNSSPFTSLERLQVLNISFANLSLLEHVHILKGLSQLRVLNLQGNTIKDGVLAKTNIFDEVPLLENLVLSSCGITEIAENVFKDLLHLKTVDLSENQLVRLGFVDFYSLIEIQLNFAGNKITLVDVRTVKDFGSNSRVDLSSNPLACNCTNYQFIMWVKDNISKMKHIEKTLCDATNEKIIDVDLHCVFSNGKLGLGLGIAAVITILIALLYFGYKMHTRYRAYSRL from the exons ATGGAGCGAGCGTTATTCATCTGCATGGGGATCGGAGTTTACTGCGTGTTCTGTACTGAGATGACTCCATGGATGAAGAAGCAATGCATGAAG ACTGCTGACAGTTCAGACTGCAGTGGTTTGGATCTGCAGTTTATACCAGAATACATCCCAGACTCCATTAAAACTCTGGATTTCAGCTTCAACTACCTCCCGACACTATACAACTCAACCTTCCCAAGACTGAGGAGTCTGGTTTCACTGGATTTAACAAG ATGCAGCATCAGTTTCATATATGAGGACGTCTTTCAGTACCAGTTCGACCTCGAGACTCTTTATTTGGTAGCAAACCCACTGAACTTTATATCAGACAGAGCTTTCTCAGGACCTCTGGCCCTAAAATACCTCGGCCTGGCTGAGTCAGTGATACGCAACCTCCAGGAGATCCCGATTGCTCATCTTGAATTCTTGGAGACTTTGGATCTTAGAGGAAGCGACATTCAGAACTTAGATGGTCTGGAAAATCTTCCGCTGCAACAGATGAAGAGGCTTCTTCTAGATATGAATGGGATCGAGAAGATAAATACAGCTGACATTGAGAAACTTCAGAGAACAAGCAGGTTGGAGATCAGCTTCAAGGGAAACAACCTCATTGACGTCGAAGCGAAGGCTTTTCAGAACTTGGACGTGGACATCTTGGATTTAAGTGGCTGCGTCAACAAAATGGACATGTCTGTAGTGCTGAAGGGGTTAGAGGGAGTGAAAACCAACAAGCTTTACTTAGGGGTCTACGAGGACAGCAGCAAGAGCTACATCACTGACCTTCAGTCTTTCTGTAACATCTCAGCGGTTGAGGTTAACTTTCAGCTGCAACATTTCCAAAGCCTCACAAACATGAGCTTTAGCTGTTTCTCAAGAGTTCAGAAGTTAGATTTCACCCGAGCTCACCTTTCAGCACTTCCATCCAGCTCGTCCAACATGTCCATGCTGTCTCACCTGGTACTGGATGAAAATTTTTTTACTGACATGTGCCAAATTAATGCGGGAAACTTCCCCATGTTGACGAGTTTATCCGTGAGTGGAAACGTAAAAGTTCTCAGCTTTAAAGAAAACTGTTTGGAACCTCTGTCCCATCTGAAGGAGCTACAACTTAGCCATAGTGGCATCACTACTGGAGATTCTTGCTGTAACAAACAACTGACTGGTCTCACAGAGCTAAAATTCCTAAATCTCAGCTATAATGCACGCATGAAGTGGGAGCCACTGCCGTTTAACGCCACTCCAAACCTACTGCATCTCGACCTCGCTCACACCAAATACGTCCTCAACAACAGCTCACCTTTTACCAGTCTAGAACGTCTTCAAGTTCTTAATATTTCATTCGCAAACTTGAGCCTGCTGGAGCATGTTCATATCCTAAAAGGCCTTAGCCAGCTACGAGTGCTAAATCTACAAGGGAATACTATAAAAGATGGAGTTCttgcaaaaacaaacatcttCGATGAAGTTCCTCTACTGGAGAACCTGGTTCTCTCTTCGTGTGGCATCACAGAAATCGCTGAAAACGTCTTTAAAGATCTTCTTCATCTTAAAACTGTAGACCTCAGCGAAAACCAGCTCGTTAGACTCGGCTTTGTCGATTTCTACTCGCTGATCGAGATCCAGCTGAACTTTGCCGGAAATAAAATTACCCTCGTGGACGTTAGAACCGTTAAAGACTTCGGGTCTAACAGTCGTGTGGATCTGAGCTCTAACCCTTTGGCCTGCAACTGCACTAATTATCAGTTTATCATGTGGGTTAAAGACAACATTAGCAAAATGAAACACATCGAAAAGACATTGTGCGATGCTACAAACGAGAAGATTATAGACGTGGATCTGCATTGTGTCTTTTCAAACGGAAAATTAGGGCTGGGCCTCGGGATTGCAGCAGTGATCACGATTCTGATAGCTCTGTTATATTTTGGGTATAAAATGCACACAAGATACAGAGCCTACTCAAGACTGTAG